One genomic segment of Paraburkholderia aromaticivorans includes these proteins:
- the truA gene encoding tRNA pseudouridine(38-40) synthase TruA: MKRIALGVQYDGSAFCGWQSQPHGNTVQDELERALREFAQTPVHTVVAGRTDTGVHGLGQVVHFDTELDRADVSWVRGTNSFLPKTISVQWAKPMPDEFHARFSAFERTYYYVLYVHPVRSPMLATRAGWVHAALDVDAMRAATAHVIGEHDFSAFRSSQCQSKTPFKHLYQIDVQQQGDFVHFRFRANAFLHHMVRNLMGCLVYIGRGRRPVEWMAEVLASRDREFAAPTFMPDGLYLAQVGYPEQFAVPAPQTGSVPWSTVWTEQAST; encoded by the coding sequence GTGAAGCGTATTGCTCTAGGCGTCCAGTACGACGGCTCGGCATTCTGCGGTTGGCAGTCGCAGCCGCACGGCAACACCGTGCAGGACGAGCTCGAACGGGCGCTGCGCGAGTTCGCGCAGACGCCGGTGCATACCGTCGTGGCGGGCCGCACGGATACGGGCGTGCACGGTCTCGGCCAGGTCGTGCACTTCGATACCGAACTGGATCGCGCGGACGTTTCCTGGGTGCGAGGCACCAATTCGTTTCTGCCGAAGACGATCTCGGTCCAGTGGGCCAAGCCCATGCCAGACGAGTTTCACGCGCGTTTCTCGGCGTTCGAACGGACCTATTACTACGTGCTTTACGTCCATCCGGTGCGCTCGCCGATGCTGGCAACGCGCGCCGGCTGGGTGCACGCGGCGCTCGACGTGGACGCGATGCGGGCGGCCACGGCTCATGTGATCGGCGAGCACGACTTTTCGGCTTTCCGCTCGTCGCAATGCCAGTCGAAAACACCGTTCAAGCACTTGTATCAGATCGACGTCCAGCAGCAGGGCGACTTCGTCCATTTCCGTTTTCGGGCGAACGCGTTCCTGCATCATATGGTGCGCAACCTGATGGGATGTCTGGTCTACATCGGCCGTGGCCGTCGCCCGGTCGAATGGATGGCCGAGGTGCTCGCAAGCCGCGATCGCGAGTTTGCTGCGCCGACCTTCATGCCCGACGGCCTGTATCTGGCGCAGGTGGGCTATCCTGAGCAATTCGCCGTACCCGCGCCGCAAACGGGCAGCGTGCCGTGGAGTACCGTATGGACCGAGCAGGCGTCAACATGA